In Oryza sativa Japonica Group chromosome 1, ASM3414082v1, the genomic stretch tttgataggcatatttgaATTCAACAACCTAttatcttaatgactttctcggatttaatgcatgactctccattcttccacacaagattggttacatgggcatcgagaaatgtaaatattaatgaattgtTTGTTTatgaggaatgactagtagcatatttaaatggataataagtagaattacttagtCTGTGTGCcgagatgaaatatgactataaaaaatagatggagggagtaatttgttCGCTGATTAAGTATCGACTTGCGCTGTCCTACGTGTTTGTGGGCTGGATTTAATTAGCTTAACTTCATCAGTCGGCTCATGGCCAACCGTGTACACGTTGGCATCAGAAGGGCCCTGTCATCGCCGTGCATTATTGCCGCGTGAGTTAGCAAATTATAATTGGATCCTGTCACGCTAATTAGCACTGTTCCCTTGATCACTCTCACCGGTCTCACCTTGACTGTTTCAGAGAAGCGGTAGCGGTAGCGGTAGGGGAAAAAAAGGTTGTTGAGTTTAGTTAAGCAGACTAATAGCGAGGGTACTACTGTGCTAGCAACCTCATTGACTTGACCGAGGTGACATTATTGATCTCTATCTAATCTCTTCGTCCCCTCTCCCCGAATGGGCCAACAGCCCATTTGGCCCTGCTTAGTGCTATTTTgctcttgttttttctttttacggaAAAAGTCTAACTTGAATCTCTCAACGACGAAAACCGGTTCATTTGCCTCTTCGAGCGGTTTGGACAACAGTTTTGTTCTATATTACACTTTGACATAGTATTCTTCTGACGTGGTGCCTATGTAGCACTACGTGGCATCAGGGTTACAATTTCAAaatgggttttttttcttttgctgagGTTTCTGACATTCATGAAATGACCAAAATTTTAGGAATTTCGATACATTTTTtgccaaaatatttgacaaatcttgaatgaatttgaaaaaactttgaccaaattcacaaaaaatggAAAACAATAGAGAAACTTTCGTGCGAGATATGTGCTTGCAAGTGGGGGCGAAATTAACaaatttttgaaaattccaTTCTGTACTTGCAATCCTTGCGTGGCATAACAATCAGAAAAACATTATAAAATCAAAAAATAGGTAGACCTATatgtctttttcctcctttcccaTATAAATGAGACCCATACATGACTCATATGTAAGTTGCCGCTCTAGCCTTCTTCCTCCatctcttccctctcctctcttcaaACTCTCTCTGTAACACCATGGTGAGCTCCCTATGGGTGGCGCCAATTGCACCATCAATCTTGTGGGCGTTGTCGGTCCTACAACAATGGGGATGAGTGCATGTGCCCTGGGCAGATGAGATTGCCTTAGTAGAGCAGCATGGTAAGGAGCACGATGTTGCTGTTCATCACTCTAACCACTTTCTACCGTAAGGAGTGGGCCTTCTTGCGGGTCGGGTGTGAGCATTGTGCAAGCAGGAGGATCGaacgagggggggggggggaggtcaACTATGTGCTCCATCCCTTCTATCTGCCTTGGACTTCTCCTCAGCTTCATCTGCTCCATCAACATTGTTACGTCACCACTATTTTGCCATCTACGCCACATCAAGCCAAGGTGCACGCCTTTGGAGCTTGGTGAAGAGATAGCCACAAAGAGAAAATCTCAGCGGAGAGTCGCTAAGGGAGCTCGATAGAGGCACTTCACCGTGGGTTGCCACCCACCACCCTGCTAAAGAAAGAGTGAAGAGAGGAGTGGGGAGACATGGAGAAAGAAGGTGAGGGTGGCAACTTACACATGAATCCCACTTACATTGGAGAGGATTTGAGAGACTTACATATAGGTccaccttttttatttttgtttgctaATTATAATATCACATAAATGCTATGTCGAAGGAAGACCAAATCAACGTGTCATATAGGACGACACTGTCATTCAAACCGCTTAGGAAGCACAATGAATCAGTTTAAACAGTTAAGGGAGCATCTGTATCTAGTTCGCAAAACGAACCTGTTTAGGTTGTTGAGGGAGCCTCCCAATCTAGTTTTTTGGTTAAGGGATGAACTATACcgaggaggcaaaatagacgttttcttctttcttttcttaacGGCCCATCACATGTCTATAACCCCACTAGCTAGCTCTTTCTTAATACTGGGCTAAAGCCCACACCACAGGCCTACTGAGTGGGCCTAGTGGCACTGAAGTGTGATACTAGTAAAATATCTACATATCGATGATAATACATACTGCAGCAGTAGCACTCTATAATGTACACTGATCTTGTGCTATAGCCTATAGGACGTGCCATACAGTACGAAAAATATcattttatattttcctttcttgAGATGGCACATACGCACACTAGTAGTATCTCGAtcctgatcaatgctccacatCACCGAGAAGCCAGCCTTGCGTCCATGCACCAACGGATCGCGCTACATTTTCTGCAACTAACAGCGCCTAACAACGGATTAGGGATAATATATAGGATCGGATAAATAATTAGTTGGTCACTAGCTGTTACTGTGACTGTGAAAGTCTATCCAATCCAGTAATCCACTCTATATTAACCGTAACCCCCTTCCATTTCTCCCCTGACTGGTGAGTACTGATCGTAGTCCAGCCttgttctcctctctctctctctctcctcactccTCGCACACTTCGGAATTCCCATCATGGCCGGCGGCGCCATGACCGACACCGATGGCGCTCACAAGAACTACCCGGGGAAGATGACcatcttcgtcttcctcgcctgcctcgtcgcctcctccggcggccTCATCTTCGGCTACGACATCGGCATCTCCGGTAACATTTGAGACACCGAAAACGAGAAAGTctatggatcgatcgatcgatcgtttgATGGATTGCGTGAATTTTCTTTGCAGGCGGCGTGACGTCGATGGACTCGTTCCTGATCAAGTTCTTCCCGTCGGTGTACGCCAAGGAGAAGGAGATGGTGGAGACGAACCAGTACTGCAAGTTCGACAGCGAGCTGCTCACCCTCTTCACCTCGTCGCTCTACCTCGCCGCGCTCATCGCCTCGCTCTTCGCTTCCGTCATCACCCGCAAGTTCGGCCGCAGGATCACcatgctcggcggcggcgtcatctTCCTCGTCGGCGCCATCCTCAacggagccgccgccgacgtcgccatgcTCATCATCGGCCGCATCCTCCTCGGCATCGGCGTCGGCTTCAGCAACCAGGTCATCCACGTCGTACCCAATCTCTCCAATTCTGCATTTGgtctaaaaaaaaaggcatatcATGCACGCAATTCAAGTTTTGGATAACGATGCATGCGTGCGCGAAAATTGTTAAAAGAATTCATTTGAAAATGGCATGAAACTAAATCCGGATTGAGCGTTAAACGATCTGCATGACCGGATCTTACGGATAACTTGCATGCACGCTTCATGCAAATTACAGTAGTACACTGCACACTCCTCGGAGTTAATTTCGTTCGAATGTGACGTGACAACCATGGCTATGTGCAGGCTGTGCCACTGTACCTGTCggagatggcgccggcgaggatgcGGGGCATGCTGAACATCAGCTTCCAGCTCATGATCACCGTCGGCATCCTCGCCGCCAACCTCATCAACTACTTCACCGACAAGATCGCCGGAGGGTGGGGGTGGCGCGTCagcctcggcctcgccgccgtcccggCCGTCATCATGGCCGGCGgctccctcttcctccccgaCACCCCCAACtcgctcctctcccgcggcaAGGAGAACGAGGCGCGCGCCATGCTCCGCCGCATCCGTGGCACCGACGACGTCGGCCCGGAGTACgacgacctcgtcgccgccagCGAGGCGTCCAAGGCCATCGAGAACCCGTGGCGCACGCTCCTCGAGCGCCGGTACAGGCCGCAGCTGGTGATGTCGGTGCTGATCCCGACGCTGCAGCAGCTCACCGGCATCAACGTCGTCATGTTCTACGCGCCGGTCCTCTTCAAGACCATCGGATTCGGCGGCACGGCCTCGCTCATGTCCGCCGTCATCACCGGCCTCGTCAACATGTTCGCCACCTTCGTCTCCATcgccaccgtcgaccgcctcggccgccgcaaGCTCCTCCTTCAGGGCGGCGTCCAAATGATCTTTGCGCAGGTACGTACACACAAAATCCATTGATCAATTCGATCAGATACATTATTAAACGCACATAATTCGGATGATTTTTGCATGGACAGTTCATTCTTGGGACGCTGATCGCCGTCAAGTTCGGGACGGCGGGCGTGGCGAACATCTCGCGGGGTTACGCCATCGTGGTGGTGCTGTGCATCTGCGTGTTCGTGTCGGCGTTCGCGTGGTCGTGGGGACCCCTCGGGTGGCTGGTTCCCAGCGAGATCTTCCCGCTGGAGATCAGGTCGGCGGCGCAgagcgtggtggtggtgttcaACATGGCCTTCACCTTCATCATCGCGCAGATCTTCCTGATGATGCTGTGCCACCTCAAGTTCGGCCTCTTCTACTTCTTCGGCGCCATGGAGCTCATCATGACGGggttcgtcttcttcttcctgccGGAGACGAAGGGGATTCCCATCGAGGAGATGGACAGGATCTGGGGTAAGCACTGGTACTGGAGACGGTTCGTCGGCGCTGGGGCCGGCGGCAAGGTCGAGATTACCTCCACAGTATGACATTCGTGCCGTAAACGTTTATCTTTCAATTTGTTTTCGGATTACGTAATTGAATCTGCTGGCTACATCGATCCATTGCGCCATGCGTGCTTGTCATTGAACTCATAATTAAGGAAGGACGAGAGATAGTTTTCTATCGTAGTTTTGGGATATGCTCTGaatgaaaaatatgaaatatggTGCACTTTTCAGAAGTATTTTAAGAGTTCCAAAAAATTTACTGCGAATCTGAACTGTTGAATAGCACTAACGATAAAAAGGGGTAATTTTACATCTTTTAGAACGTACTGGTAtaatattttctagtgtaaaatttgatatctCTAGATATTAATTACCTCAAGGTActaaaaattttagtgattGCTGGATCTAACTTGGTATGATGGGTGAGGTACCGATAtctcgaggtactttttgttggacctgAGCAAATCTGGTAAAATTtaggtacctcgaggtactttttgttggacgTGAGCATATCTtgtaaaatttaggtacctTAAGATACTTTCCTCAAGAACTGTAAAATTCCTTAAAAAACTGTTCAATATATATGGCAGGCAAATTATTTTACATTATATTCATGCATAATTTTGAAGGAGTATTTATCTTGTTTCAAAATAATATCACCAGCTGTCAATTAATTGAAGCGAGAAAAACATGGTACCATTTGATAAGTTCTAAAAATCTGCATGTACATGTAATTTCCGTTAGGTAATGATTTTCCATGGGGTTGTTAATTGCTTTAATTGGCCATTAGGGTAAATTATTACTGCTCTAACGGAATTGGGAGGCTGGGGATGGAATGAGTGAGGATGTATTCTACTGTTCTGTGTACATGACGATAGGGTAGCTGTAGCAAAAGAAATGACCCGCCGGCTGGTccctaaaaatatctttatttggTTGAATCTGAATGTACTagtaataaataataatattatatccCTATTTTTGCTGAATGAATGTAGTAAATAATATATACCTGCTGCTTGGTGATCTACAAATTAAGTCGTTATACAATATACTTA encodes the following:
- the LOC4326342 gene encoding sugar transport protein MST8-like, which translates into the protein MAGGAMTDTDGAHKNYPGKMTIFVFLACLVASSGGLIFGYDIGISGGVTSMDSFLIKFFPSVYAKEKEMVETNQYCKFDSELLTLFTSSLYLAALIASLFASVITRKFGRRITMLGGGVIFLVGAILNGAAADVAMLIIGRILLGIGVGFSNQAVPLYLSEMAPARMRGMLNISFQLMITVGILAANLINYFTDKIAGGWGWRVSLGLAAVPAVIMAGGSLFLPDTPNSLLSRGKENEARAMLRRIRGTDDVGPEYDDLVAASEASKAIENPWRTLLERRYRPQLVMSVLIPTLQQLTGINVVMFYAPVLFKTIGFGGTASLMSAVITGLVNMFATFVSIATVDRLGRRKLLLQGGVQMIFAQFILGTLIAVKFGTAGVANISRGYAIVVVLCICVFVSAFAWSWGPLGWLVPSEIFPLEIRSAAQSVVVVFNMAFTFIIAQIFLMMLCHLKFGLFYFFGAMELIMTGFVFFFLPETKGIPIEEMDRIWGKHWYWRRFVGAGAGGKVEITSTV